The sequence TAAACTGAGATTGTTCAAAGAAACGTTTCTCGGCACCTTTCATCATGAATCGTCTTGCCCAATCATTGACTTCCTGCCAGTTTTTAGTTTTATTTGCGCAGATTAGGGCATTGTAAATATCACGACTGTAGAGGTAATCTTGTTTTTTTAGCTCATTATAAGAAAGCAAAGCTTTTTCAAAATCTTTTGTAATAATTGCGTTCTCTGATTGATTTACGATGTCATTGTAAGCTTTAATACCTTGGCCATTTAAAGTGATAACTCCTAAAATCAGTAGAAGCACCATGGCTATTTGATTTTTCATTATTTTAATTTGTGTTTTATGTTTAATTTGTTCAGCTAAGAAACTCTTTTTCCCATTTCACTCTCCAAAATTGTTTTTTCTAAACGTGAAAGTTGTGTTTTTTGTTGTTTAGCACTCATAATCCAATGCGTCATGACCTTTTTATAAGATGGTGCTTGCTTTTCGAAAAATTCCCAGGCTTTTTGATTGGTTTTAAATAGGTTTTCATATTCTTTAGAAAATTTCACATTTTCATTTTCGTGAGAATAGATCCCGGATTTATTTTCTTTTCTAAGCTTAAATGCATCAACGCCTGCTGGTTTCATAAGACCTGCTTTGGTCAATTCTTCCATTTTTTTAATATTGATGGTACTCCAGATGCTCGTCGGTTTTCTTGGGGTAAACCGAATGCTGTAGCTTTCTTCATCAATTGATTTCCTCACACCATCAATCCAGCCAAAGCATAAAGCCTGATCTACAGACTCAGACCATGTCATAGAAAGTTTTTTCGTTCCGACTTTATAAAAACCCACTAATAGCTCTGTTTTTGTCTTGTGATTTTCTTCCAGCCATTTGCGGAAGTCTTGTTGGGAGGGGAAAAAGCTTGCTGTCATTTCACAGGATATTTTATTGCTTTATTTCTTTCAATCGGATTGTTGTATTTTCTGATATAATTTTGCTCATCTTTGATCAACGGTACAAGTTCGCTGGCTTTTGTATATCTTTTACCATCAATATCGATACTTTCTGAAGAGCCGTTTCGCAAATTTTCTCTGTCCTCATGCATAGGATCATTGTAGAACTCCATTGCTTTTTTAAGAAATATTTTTTCTGTTATAAGAATTGGTTTTCGTCCGTATCTTACTTCCAAAAAATTTGATGTATCGTAAGTTTCAGCTAATTTTTTGCTTTTAATCAAATTGAAGCTGTATTGTTTCTGACTGTCTTCGATTGAAACAATTAAACCAGGTAATCCTTTAAATTTATAAGGGCCTTCTGAAAAAGGAATTTCTTTGGTAAACCATGCTGTCCATTTTCTGCCGCCAAAATTGGTTGTTGCTTTTTGTACGGAAAATCCCGCAAGTTGTTTAGTTTCGTTAGATAAATTCCATTTAATTAAATCTTCGGTAATATAGCTGTAGATTTGAAAATCAATTGCACTGAAGTTGAGATTTTCATTAGAGTTTTTCTTTCTTGTTACAGGAATATGTTTTGTCCAATTTGTATTTTTATCATTGTTTGCTTTGTTGATTGAATCTTTTTCTAGAAAAACATTGTCATAATATTTGCTGCCATCAGGATTTATGTCTAAAACCATAAAACTTTTAAGCTGTTCGGCTTGCGTGGAGTCTTGTTTGAATTTTAGTTCATAAAAGAAACGGTGAGTTTGTGCGTTGGTAAAACCAATCATTAAAAATAGCAGGAAATAGGTGAGTTTCATTTATTTGAATTAATAAGCAACTAAGATAATAAAATCCCCTTAAAATGATTTAAAATTTAGTAAATCAAAAAGAAACGTTGAACTTAAAAAGCAACATTTAAATTAAATTATCACCATAGATTTAATATAAACAATTGTGATCACTCTTATTTTTTGAATCCTTACATTTGTAAGGCATTCTGATTTTAAAAAAGAGTGAAAATGAATTTAGATATGATTGACAGAAGATATAAGGAAACGATTCATACCGACAACAATAATTACGAATACATCACCGTCAACCACGACGAAAATAAAGTCAGAATTTACACCCTAAAAAACGGATTGAAAGTTTTTTTGGCTCAAAATTTTGATGCCCCAAGGATTCAGACCTACATTCCTGTGAGAACAGGGAGTAATAATGATCCTTCTGATAATACAGGTTTGGCGCATTATCTAGAACATATGATGTTCAAAGGAACATCAAAAATCGGAACGCAAAACTGGGAGAAAGAAAAAGTTTTGCTCGATCAGATTTCAGATTTATACGAACAACATAAAGCCGAGCAAAATCCTGAAAAGAAGAAAGAGATTTATAAAAAAATAGACGAAGTTTCTCAGGAAGCAAGTCAGTTTGCAATCGCCAATGAATATGATAAAATCATTTCATCTCTCGGAGCGAGCGGAACGAATGCCCACACATGGTTTGATGAAACAGTCTACAAAAACAATATTCCCAATAATGAACTTGAAAAATGGTTGAAAGTTGAAAAAGAACGATTTTCAGAATTGGTCCTCAGACTTTTTCATACTGAGTTAGAATCTGTTTATGAAGAATTCAACCGAGCGCAGGATAACGATTCTCGTTTGGTGAATGATTCTTTGATGGAAGCTCTTTTCCCAACACATCCGAACGGTCAGCAAACGACTTTAGGGAAACCTGAACATCTGAAAAATCCCTCCATGAAGGCAATTCATAAATATTTTGATGAATATTATGTTCCCAATAATTATGCAATGGTTTTAGTGGGTGATTTAGATTTTGAGGAAACCGTGAAGCTTGTCGATAAATATTTTGGCTCAATTCCTTATAAAGAATTGCCAAAAAAAGAAGCTATTACTGAACAACTAATAACTGAAATTGTTGAAAGAACAGTCTACAGTCCGACAACGCCAAGAGTACAGTTGGCGTGGAGAACCGATAGCTATGGTTCAAAAGAAGCAATGCTGGCTGATGTTGTTGCTAACATTCTGAGCAATAGAGGAGAAGCCGGTTTGCTGGATTTACATATCAATCAGACTCAAAAAATGCTTTGGGCACAGGCGTATTCTTTAGGTTTGAAAAATTACGGTTTCTTTTCGATAGTTGCCGTTCCGAAAGAAAATCAGACCTTACTGGAAGCAAGGGAAATGGTTCTCGAGCAGATCGAGCTGGTGAAAAAAGGAGACTTCCCAGATTGGATGCTTCCTGCTATCATCAACGATTTTAAACTTCAGAGAATGAAAGCTCTCGAAACTGCCGGAGGTTTAGCCAATAATCTTTACGACACCTACATTAAAGGCAGAACCTGGGAACAGGAGTTGAATGAGATGGATGAATATGCTGAAATCTCCAGAGGAGAAGTGATTTCTTTTGCGAATGATTTCTTTAAAGATAATTATGTGGTCGTGAACAAAGAGAAAGGAGTAAATGACAAACTGTTGAGAGTTGACAATCCCGGAATTACTGCCATTAAAATCAACCGTGACGCTCAATCTGAATTTTTAAAGAAAATCATTAATGAAAAAACTGAAGATATTCAGCCTGAATTTATTGATTATCAGAAAGAAATAACGACGGATGTTGTTAAAGATAAAAAAATAAGTTTCGTTAAAAATAAATACAACGAAATTGCTCAGGTACATTTTATTTTCCCATTTGGAAGTGATAATGACCGTGAACTGGGAATTTCTACCCAAATTTTACAATATCTTGGAACAGAAAAATTCTCGCCCGAAGATTTGAAAAAAGAATTCTTTAAAATAGGAATCACCAATGATTTTAAAACCACTTCAGACCAGCTTCATATTTCGCTCAGCGGATTAGAGGAAAACATGAAGGAAGGAATTGAATTGCTTCAACACTGGATGAAAAATGTACAGCCTGATCAGGAAATTTATAATCAGTTTGTAGAAACGATTCTGGAAAACCGTGAAGCAGGAAAGAAAGATAAAAACCGCATCATGACGGCTTTGACGAACTACACAAAGCTGGGTAAAGGTTCAAGATTTTTAGATTTTCTTTCGAAAGATGAACTTGAAAATACAAGAGTAGAGGATTTTACAGAGCGTATTAAAAGTTTATTTAAATTCCAGTATCAAATCTTTTTTTATGGGAAGGATTTTGAGAAATTTAAGCAGGAAATAGAAGGTTTTATTGAAATCCAGAGCCGAAGCATCCCTGATCCAAAGAAGTATCCTGAGCCGGAAACGGTAGGAAATGTCTATTTCACCAATTACGATATGGTGCAGATGGAGATGAGTAAAATAGGGAAGGGACATCATGTGAACACGGAAAATTTTGGTAAAATCAATGTTTTTAATGAATATTTTGGGCGTGGTTTGTCATCAATCGTTTTTCAAGAGATTCGTGAGAGTAAGAGTTTGGCGTATTCAGCGTATGTTTCCTATTCTCCGAATGCAGAAATTGGTCATTCCGATTACATTACAACGTATGTCGGAACACAGCCAGACAAACTGCAGATTGCCGTCGATACAATGACCGAACTGATGGATGAACTTCCGGAAGTAACCACTCAGTTTGAAAATGCAAAAAATGCCGCATTGAAGCAGATCGCCTCAACAAGAATTACAAGAACCAATATATTTTTCAATACATTAAAACTACAGAAACTAGGGATTACTCACGATTTCAGAAAAGATATTTACAGTCAGATTGAAAGCTTGAATTTTGACGAAATTAAGCAGTTTTATCAGACCGCTATCAAGCCTGTACAGTTTAATACAGCCATTATAGGGAAAAAAGAAAACCTGAATTTGGAAGCTGTGGAACAAATGGGAAGTTTTAACGAAGTTAATTTGGAAGAGATTTTTGGGTATTAATTTTTTCTCGCAGATTTTAAAAATTAATCAGATTAATTTAAAATTGAGTCAAAAGAATATTTTAAATCATTAGTTTTTAAACTTTGGCTTTAAAAAAAATGGGCAGGCGAAATCTTAGATTTCGCCCGCCCATTTTATATATAAAATTGAACTTTACTTCACAATTTTCATCTCGTCAATCAGCCATTTAGAATCGGCAAATTTATCAACGATGAAAAGAATGTATTTTGTGTCAACCATGATGTTTCTGCTGAAACGTGGGTCGTAGTTGATGTCGCTCATTGTACCTTCCCATTGTCTGTCGAAGTTCAGTCCTACAAGATTTCCCTGCGCATCTAATGCCGGACTTCCAGAGTTCCCACCTGTTGTATGGTTGGTTGCCGTAAATCCTACAGGAACATCTCCTGTTTTATCTTTGTAGTTTCCAAAATCTTTTTTGTCGTATAGATCAATCAGTTTTTTCGGAACATCAAATTCGTAATCTCCGGGAACATATTTTTCCATGACACCTGCCAAATGCGTCTGGTAATCGTAAGTTACGGCATCTTTCGGTGTCGATCCTTTTACTTTTCCATACGTTACACGAAGGGTAGAGTTGGCATCCGGGAAGAATTTTCTGTCTTTATCTGTCGACATTTGCTGTGCCATATATTTCTTCTGCAATCCATCAATTTTTGCCTGCAAAGAAGTGAATTGTGGGTCAGCAGTTTTCATATAAGTATCTCTGATGCTTAAGAAAAGTTGATAAATAGGATCTTTCTTTAAAGTTTTAATCAATTTATCCGGATTAGAAAAAGCTTTATCAATATCAACATTCAAAGAAGCTCCGTTGACTGCAGCTCTTCCTGTAATGATGGAGTTTTTTGATATTTCTTCAATATTGGTGATATTTTGAGTTTCATTTTTATACTTGTCAAAACCAGCCGGTAAAAATTGTGATGCAGTTTTGTTGGCATATAAAGCCAAAAGTTTTGCGGTAACTTTTGCATCCAGTTCTGCGCTGTAGTCTTTGTAGAATGAAGTTAATTTGCTCTTTAGTTTGCTAAGCTCTTTCTCATCCATTCTTCCTGCTTCAACAGAATTAATGTAGCTGTAGTAGTCGCTTGCAAGCTTTAATGTTTCAGCGTTTCTTATAACTTCAGTATAATATGCATTGTTTAAAGCGTAAGGCGCTTGATCTTTATATGAATTATTAAGCTCGTCTAGGGTGGTTTTTATTTGCGGGTTTTTAGAAACCAGAGAACCTTCGTACATTACTTTTTTCTGAACGGCATTTGATTTTTTCAAACCTTCTACTTCACCGATCCATTTTTTCCAATAGTTGGCAACGGAAGCAAATTTTGAAGCATATTTAATACGTGTAGCATCATCAGCACGCATTTTTTCGTCTAAAGTTTTCAAAGCAACGTCACGTACAGCAATTCTCGCAGGGTCAATCTCAGTCATGATTTTCTCAACAGCAATCGCAGGAAGATATTCTGTTGTTCTGCCTGGGAAACCAAATACAAATGTGAAATCATTTTCAGCTTTATCTTTTATAGAAACAGGTAAATAATGTTTCGGAACGTAAGGAACGTTATCTTTAGAATACTCAGCAGGTTTATTGTTTTTGTCAGCATAAATTCTGAACATGGAGAAATCTCCGGTATGTCTTGGCCAAACCCAGTTGTCAGTATCACTTCCGAATTTACCGATGCTTTGTGGCGGTGCTCCTACCAAACGAACGTCTTTGTAGGTTTCAATCACATAAGCGTAAAATTTATTTCCATAATACATCGATTTTACAGAAATCGACTGATAGGGTTCTGTTTTTTGAGAATTTTTATAAATCTCAATATTTGTGGCGATTTTTTTTGAAAGTTCAGGCTCCTGAAGATTGTCTGTGTCTTCTAAAATCTGAGTCGTAACTTCTTTGATATCTAAGATAAAATCAACGGTAACTCCGGGATTAGGTAATTCAGTTCCCATATTTTTAGCCCAAAATCCGTTAGACAAAAGGTCATTGTCAACCGTTGAATGTGCCTGAATTTGTCCGTATCCACAGTGGTGATTGGTAAGAAGTAAACCTTTTGGCGAAATAATTTCAGCCGTACAACCTCCGTTAAATTGTACCACGGCGTCTTTTATACTTGGTTTTTGAGTGTTGAAGATATCTTTGGCAGAGATTTTCATTCCCAAATCTTTCATCTCCTTTTCATTCAACTCAGTGGGAATCCACATTCCGCCGTATTGCTGGGCCATTACCCAAGAAAAACTGAAGAACGCCGAAGCAATCAAAATAGTACGTTTTATCATTACAAAAAATTTTGTCTAAAATACGGATTTAATTTTCTTAGAAAAAAGAAAACCCTTCCGAATTTTTATTCTGAAGGGTTTGGGAATTTATATCTTCTAGATTGAAAAATCTAACTTAATTCGACAAATAAAGTCTCATCATTTGTGTCTCTTAAGTAGCAGCAAAATTAAGTATTTAATAAGTCTAATGAAATGAATCTATGTTAAGAAATGTACCTTCTGATACGGCTTAGCGCCTGCGGGGTAATTCCCAGATATGAGGCAATATATTTCAACGGAATCTGAAGGATATATTCCGGGTAGGACTTAAGCAAATTCAGATATCTTTCTTCTGCATTATGCGATACCAATGAAATCTCCCGCTGTGCTTTTTTTAAATAAAGCTGTTCTGCGGAAATTCTTCCTATATAATTACCAATTTTGGTGTTTTCGTACAAATCGTGCACATCCAGGTGGTGAATTCTGTAAACAACAGTGTTTTGTAATGCCTGAACATTGTATTCGCAGGGATTTCTAGTAATGAAAGAATCATATGCACTGTAAAACATATTTTTAGCAATAAACGAAAAAGTAATCTCTTTAGGTGGCTCTGTAGGATGGGTTTTGTGCATGAAAAAACGCACAATCCCTTCAACAATAAAATAAAGGTAATTTTCTGTCTCTCCTGAGTTTAATATGATTGTTTTTTTAGGAATTTCGATCTTCTCAAATTTGACTGTCTGACGCTTCGCCTCTTCCAAAGAAATTCCTAATCGGTTAACGTAAAAATGCAATAAATTTTCCATAAAATATGGATGCGAAATTAGTGAATTATGACTGATTTCCAGCCTTTTTTCGGTGTTTTTAAATCTAAAATCTTTGAATTAGATGATGATTCCCGTAAAATTGTAAAAAAACTTCTTTAATTTCTCAAAATTCATACGCATTTACTTTTTCGTCATGT comes from Chryseobacterium sp. 3008163 and encodes:
- a CDS encoding GLPGLI family protein; amino-acid sequence: MKLTYFLLFLMIGFTNAQTHRFFYELKFKQDSTQAEQLKSFMVLDINPDGSKYYDNVFLEKDSINKANNDKNTNWTKHIPVTRKKNSNENLNFSAIDFQIYSYITEDLIKWNLSNETKQLAGFSVQKATTNFGGRKWTAWFTKEIPFSEGPYKFKGLPGLIVSIEDSQKQYSFNLIKSKKLAETYDTSNFLEVRYGRKPILITEKIFLKKAMEFYNDPMHEDRENLRNGSSESIDIDGKRYTKASELVPLIKDEQNYIRKYNNPIERNKAIKYPVK
- a CDS encoding S46 family peptidase, with amino-acid sequence MIKRTILIASAFFSFSWVMAQQYGGMWIPTELNEKEMKDLGMKISAKDIFNTQKPSIKDAVVQFNGGCTAEIISPKGLLLTNHHCGYGQIQAHSTVDNDLLSNGFWAKNMGTELPNPGVTVDFILDIKEVTTQILEDTDNLQEPELSKKIATNIEIYKNSQKTEPYQSISVKSMYYGNKFYAYVIETYKDVRLVGAPPQSIGKFGSDTDNWVWPRHTGDFSMFRIYADKNNKPAEYSKDNVPYVPKHYLPVSIKDKAENDFTFVFGFPGRTTEYLPAIAVEKIMTEIDPARIAVRDVALKTLDEKMRADDATRIKYASKFASVANYWKKWIGEVEGLKKSNAVQKKVMYEGSLVSKNPQIKTTLDELNNSYKDQAPYALNNAYYTEVIRNAETLKLASDYYSYINSVEAGRMDEKELSKLKSKLTSFYKDYSAELDAKVTAKLLALYANKTASQFLPAGFDKYKNETQNITNIEEISKNSIITGRAAVNGASLNVDIDKAFSNPDKLIKTLKKDPIYQLFLSIRDTYMKTADPQFTSLQAKIDGLQKKYMAQQMSTDKDRKFFPDANSTLRVTYGKVKGSTPKDAVTYDYQTHLAGVMEKYVPGDYEFDVPKKLIDLYDKKDFGNYKDKTGDVPVGFTATNHTTGGNSGSPALDAQGNLVGLNFDRQWEGTMSDINYDPRFSRNIMVDTKYILFIVDKFADSKWLIDEMKIVK
- a CDS encoding YdeI/OmpD-associated family protein; the protein is MTASFFPSQQDFRKWLEENHKTKTELLVGFYKVGTKKLSMTWSESVDQALCFGWIDGVRKSIDEESYSIRFTPRKPTSIWSTINIKKMEELTKAGLMKPAGVDAFKLRKENKSGIYSHENENVKFSKEYENLFKTNQKAWEFFEKQAPSYKKVMTHWIMSAKQQKTQLSRLEKTILESEMGKRVS
- a CDS encoding Crp/Fnr family transcriptional regulator: MENLLHFYVNRLGISLEEAKRQTVKFEKIEIPKKTIILNSGETENYLYFIVEGIVRFFMHKTHPTEPPKEITFSFIAKNMFYSAYDSFITRNPCEYNVQALQNTVVYRIHHLDVHDLYENTKIGNYIGRISAEQLYLKKAQREISLVSHNAEERYLNLLKSYPEYILQIPLKYIASYLGITPQALSRIRRYIS
- a CDS encoding M16 family metallopeptidase, encoding MNLDMIDRRYKETIHTDNNNYEYITVNHDENKVRIYTLKNGLKVFLAQNFDAPRIQTYIPVRTGSNNDPSDNTGLAHYLEHMMFKGTSKIGTQNWEKEKVLLDQISDLYEQHKAEQNPEKKKEIYKKIDEVSQEASQFAIANEYDKIISSLGASGTNAHTWFDETVYKNNIPNNELEKWLKVEKERFSELVLRLFHTELESVYEEFNRAQDNDSRLVNDSLMEALFPTHPNGQQTTLGKPEHLKNPSMKAIHKYFDEYYVPNNYAMVLVGDLDFEETVKLVDKYFGSIPYKELPKKEAITEQLITEIVERTVYSPTTPRVQLAWRTDSYGSKEAMLADVVANILSNRGEAGLLDLHINQTQKMLWAQAYSLGLKNYGFFSIVAVPKENQTLLEAREMVLEQIELVKKGDFPDWMLPAIINDFKLQRMKALETAGGLANNLYDTYIKGRTWEQELNEMDEYAEISRGEVISFANDFFKDNYVVVNKEKGVNDKLLRVDNPGITAIKINRDAQSEFLKKIINEKTEDIQPEFIDYQKEITTDVVKDKKISFVKNKYNEIAQVHFIFPFGSDNDRELGISTQILQYLGTEKFSPEDLKKEFFKIGITNDFKTTSDQLHISLSGLEENMKEGIELLQHWMKNVQPDQEIYNQFVETILENREAGKKDKNRIMTALTNYTKLGKGSRFLDFLSKDELENTRVEDFTERIKSLFKFQYQIFFYGKDFEKFKQEIEGFIEIQSRSIPDPKKYPEPETVGNVYFTNYDMVQMEMSKIGKGHHVNTENFGKINVFNEYFGRGLSSIVFQEIRESKSLAYSAYVSYSPNAEIGHSDYITTYVGTQPDKLQIAVDTMTELMDELPEVTTQFENAKNAALKQIASTRITRTNIFFNTLKLQKLGITHDFRKDIYSQIESLNFDEIKQFYQTAIKPVQFNTAIIGKKENLNLEAVEQMGSFNEVNLEEIFGY